AAGATCCAGGAATAACCACAGAATATCTAGGAACAATTCTTTTAAGTTCAATCGATTCATTATTAGTTACATCAAAAATTTTAGTAGAACCAGTTAAAACAACATTTGCTCCTAAAACAGCTCCTTTTTCTATCAAAACTCCTTCTACCAAAATACACCTAGATCCAACAAAAACATCATCCTCAATAATGACAGGATGAGCTTGTAAAGGTTCTAAAACTCCCCCTATTCCAACTCCACCGCTTATATGGACACGACGACCAACTTGAGCACAACTTCCCACTGTTGCCCATGTATCTATCATGGTTCCTTCTCCTATATATGCGCCTATATTAACGTAAGAAGGCATAAGAATAACTCCAGGCGATATATATGAACCATAACGTGCTATAGCATGAGGGACGACGCGTACCTTCTTTTCTTTAAACTTATTTTTTATAGGGATTTTGTCATAAAATTCTAATGGACCTAATTCTATAACATTCATTTCTTTAACAGAGAAATACATTATAATTGCTTTTTTTACCCATTCATTGAGGATCCACTTTCCATTTAAAAAATCTGAAACTCTGATTAATCCATTTTCTAAATGGTCAATAACCTGAATAACTATGTTCTTGATATTCTCGTTATCTGTGCACGAATTTTTTTGATTCCAAGCTTTTTCTATCTCTAATTTTAGTTTATTTACTTTCATATATAAAGGTTGATCAAAAACAAAAGTAGTAAAATAAAATAAGATAACAAGTATATATTTGTTTTAGAACAATTGCATTATAATAATGGCAAAAATATTGGGAATAGATTATGGAAAAGTGATAACAGGTTTATCTATAACAGATAATGAACAAATATTTGCATTTGGATTAGATGCTATTCCAACTAAAAAATTAATGAATTTTTTAAAATCGTTTTTATCTCATGAGAAAATAGATGAAATAGTTATAGGTTTACCAAAAAGATTGAACAACCAAAAAGAGACATTAATAGAAACAGATATTCAAATATTTATAAATAAATTTCGTATAAGATATCCTCATATTTTGATAAAAAGATTAGATGAACGTTTTACATCTAAAATGGCTTTTAATACTATGATAGAATTAGGTTTAAAAAAAAAAAAAGAAGAAAAAAAGTAATTTTAAACCAAATTAGTGCCACTATTATTTTACAGTCTTATCTCGCAAAAAAAGAAAAAGAAAACTAATTTATGGTATTACCTATAATTCTTTATGGAAATCCTATTTTAAGAAAAAAATGTGTAGACATAGATTTGTCTTATTGTAAAAAAAGAATCAATCAATTAATAAAAGATATGTTTGAAACTATACATCAAGCAAAAGGAATAGGATTGGCTGCTCCTCAAATTGGAAAAAATATACGACTGTTTATAGTCGATACTCCTTATTTAAATGGAAAAGACAATTATAAAGAAGTTTTTATTAATGCTAAAATATTAAAAATTCATGGAAAAGAGTTCAAATTTAATGAAGGATGTCTTAGCATTCCTGGAATAATGGGACATGTAAAGAGAAAATCTAATGTTTTGATTGAATATTATGATCATAATTGGAAAAAACAAAAGAAAACCTTGACAGGAATATGTGCTAGAGTTATTCTGCATGAATATGATCATCTTGAAGGGAAACTTTTTATAGATTACTTTTCTTCTACGAAGAAAAAAATAATAGAAAAAAAATTGATTAGTTTATCAGAAAAAAGTTCTTCATAAATAAACATGATCTACTATTTTTTTGAAACTATTAGGCTCATTCATAGAAAAATCAGAAAGTATTTTTCTATTTATTTTAATTTTCTTATCTGATAATTTTTTCATAAACTCAGAGTAAGATTTTCCATATTGACGCACTCCTGCATTAATGCGTTGGATCCAAAGAGATCTGAAATTTCTTTTCTTTTTCTTTCTTCCTGAAAAAGCATAAACAAAAGATTTTTCTACGGCATTTTTAGCAACTGTATAAACTTTACTCCTTGATCCATAAAAACCTTTTGCTAATTTGAGTATTTTCTTTCGTCTTCGTCTAGAGGAAACTGCATTTGTAGATCTGGGCATAATTCATAATTTTTATATCTGTTTTTTTATATTCTGTTGATCTGATTTATTCAATAGAGTAAATCTAGAAAGATGACGTTTTCTTTTTTTTGATTTTTTAGTTAAAAGATGATTTTTGAATGCATGTTTTTTTTTTATATATCCATTCGCCGTTTTTTTAAATCTTTTTTTTGATCCGGATTTTGTTTTTAATTTCTGCATGATATTAAAATTTTTTTGGAGCTAAAATCATATACATTCTTTTTCCTTCCATTACTGGCATTTGTTCTACTTTTCCATATTCCTCAATTTCTTCTGCAAATTTTAACAATTTTATTTTTCCTTGATCCTTGTATACTATGGAACGACCTTTAAAAAAAACAAATACTTTCACTTTGTCTCCACGCATTAAAAATTTCTCAGCACTTTTTATCTTAACTTTTCCATCATGATCACCGATTTGTGGACCAAATCTGATTTCTTTAGTATTTACTTTAATTTGTTTTGCTTTAAATTGTTTTTTTCTTTTTTTTTGTTCATATAAAAATTTTTTATAATCCAGTATTTTACATACTGGAGGATCCAATTTTGGATTAATTTCAACCAAATCTAATTCTTTTTCTCTAGAAAATTGAAGAGCTTCTTGGATAGAGTAAACCCCATTTTCTATAGAAGAATCGCCGACCAAACGAACTGTTTGTGAATCAATATTTCCATTAATCCGATGGACCACTTTTTTTTGTGGCAATGGTCTAAAAATTCTTTTTTTTTTGTTCCCTCTTGAAAATTTCTTTTTTATAATAACTTTATAATTTTAGTTTTAAAATTCGTTTCATTAAAAATGGCTTGGATCCCCTTAGAAATAGGAAACGTTCCTATATGTCCTAATCCATGACGTCGTAACGAAATCATTTCATTTTTCTCTTCTTTCTCTCCCAAAATAATCATATAAGGAATTTTATCGTCTTCAGAGTCCCTAATTTTTTTATTAATTTTCTCGTTTCTGCTATCAACAAATACACGAATATCATAGTTCAATATCAAATTTAAAATTTTTTTTGCATAAACTATATATTTATCACTTATAGGAAGTATGACGACTTGATTAGGAGCCAGCCATAATGGAAGATTTCCTCTAGAGTGTTCTATCATAATGGCAATCATTCGTTCCAGGGAACCAAAAGGGGCCCTATGTATCATGACTGGACGACATTTTTCATTATTTTTTCCTTTATAATACAAATCAAACCTTTCAGGTAAATTATAATCTACTTGAATTGTTCCAAGTTGCCAACTTCTTCCTAAAGAATCTTTAATAAGAAAATCCAGTTTTGGTCCATAAAAAGCTGCTTCTCCATAATTCAGAGATGCTTTTATTTTTTCTTCTTTGACTGCTCTCAATATAGCTTCTTCTGCTTTTTCCCAATTTTTTTCTGATCCAATATAATTATCTATTTTTTTTGTATCTCTAAGAGATATTCTAACTGTATATTCAGAAAAACCTAGACAACGAAATACGTAAAAAACTAAGTTGATAACTCTTTTAAATTCTTCTAGTAATTGATCATAAGTACAAAATATATGTGCATCATCTTGAGTAAAACATCTAACTCTAGTCAATCCATGAAGTTCTCCACTCTGTTCATAACGATATACTGTTCCAAATTCTGCAAAGCGTTTAGGAAGATCTCTATAAGACCATTCTTGAGAACGATAAATTTCACAATGATGAGGGCAATTCATAGGTTTTAATAAAAATTCTTCTTCATGGGGAGTCTGAATAGGTTTAAAATTATCTTTTTCATATTTGCTCCAATGTCCACTCCTAACATATAATTTTTTATGTCCAATATGTGGAGTCACTACCATTTCATATCCAGACTTTTTTTGAATCTCAGTTAAAAATTCTTCTAAATTTTTTCTAAAAATCGTCCCTCTAGGTAACCACAAAGGTAATCCACTTCCTACCCTGTCAGAAAAAATAAAAAATTTTAGCTTTTTACCTATTTTTCTATGATCTATAATAGTCTTAGGATCCTTCGGATCTTCTTTTAAAGGAACTGATTTATCCATGAAAAAAAGTTACAAATTTTTTTATGATGATAAAAATAAATATGATATTGCAGCTATCACACTTCCCAAAATAGGCCCTAATACAGGAACAAAAGCATAATTCCAATTACTTTTCCCTTTTCCAGGAATTGGAATGATAGAATATATGATTCTTGGTCCTAAATCACGAGCAGGATTAATAGCCGCACCAGTGTTTCCTCCTAAGGATAAAACTATTCCTAATACCATTAAAGCGGGAAGTAATGCTCCTAAGGATCCTAATCCTATAGGATATTTATCTTCTTTCAAAAAAAGGGTTCCTTCTACTGTAAGATATAAAGAAATAAATATA
This sequence is a window from Blattabacterium cuenoti. Protein-coding genes within it:
- the rplT gene encoding 50S ribosomal protein L20, with the protein product MPRSTNAVSSRRRRKKILKLAKGFYGSRSKVYTVAKNAVEKSFVYAFSGRKKKKRNFRSLWIQRINAGVRQYGKSYSEFMKKLSDKKIKINRKILSDFSMNEPNSFKKIVDHVYL
- a CDS encoding 2,3,4,5-tetrahydropyridine-2,6-dicarboxylate N-succinyltransferase — its product is MKVNKLKLEIEKAWNQKNSCTDNENIKNIVIQVIDHLENGLIRVSDFLNGKWILNEWVKKAIIMYFSVKEMNVIELGPLEFYDKIPIKNKFKEKKVRVVPHAIARYGSYISPGVILMPSYVNIGAYIGEGTMIDTWATVGSCAQVGRRVHISGGVGIGGVLEPLQAHPVIIEDDVFVGSRCILVEGVLIEKGAVLGANVVLTGSTKIFDVTNNESIELKRIVPRYSVVIPGSYPKKFPSGTYYVPCAMIIGKRKESTDKKTSLNEALRTHNLVT
- the rpmI gene encoding 50S ribosomal protein L35 gives rise to the protein MQKLKTKSGSKKRFKKTANGYIKKKHAFKNHLLTKKSKKRKRHLSRFTLLNKSDQQNIKKQI
- the infC gene encoding translation initiation factor IF-3; its protein translation is MVHRINGNIDSQTVRLVGDSSIENGVYSIQEALQFSREKELDLVEINPKLDPPVCKILDYKKFLYEQKKRKKQFKAKQIKVNTKEIRFGPQIGDHDGKVKIKSAEKFLMRGDKVKVFVFFKGRSIVYKDQGKIKLLKFAEEIEEYGKVEQMPVMEGKRMYMILAPKKF
- a CDS encoding RuvX/YqgF family protein, which codes for MAKILGIDYGKVITGLSITDNEQIFAFGLDAIPTKKLMNFLKSFLSHEKIDEIVIGLPKRLNNQKETLIETDIQIFINKFRIRYPHILIKRLDERFTSKMAFNTMIELGLKKKKEEKK
- the def gene encoding peptide deformylase, with product MVLPIILYGNPILRKKCVDIDLSYCKKRINQLIKDMFETIHQAKGIGLAAPQIGKNIRLFIVDTPYLNGKDNYKEVFINAKILKIHGKEFKFNEGCLSIPGIMGHVKRKSNVLIEYYDHNWKKQKKTLTGICARVILHEYDHLEGKLFIDYFSSTKKKIIEKKLISLSEKSSS
- the thrS gene encoding threonine--tRNA ligase; this translates as MDKSVPLKEDPKDPKTIIDHRKIGKKLKFFIFSDRVGSGLPLWLPRGTIFRKNLEEFLTEIQKKSGYEMVVTPHIGHKKLYVRSGHWSKYEKDNFKPIQTPHEEEFLLKPMNCPHHCEIYRSQEWSYRDLPKRFAEFGTVYRYEQSGELHGLTRVRCFTQDDAHIFCTYDQLLEEFKRVINLVFYVFRCLGFSEYTVRISLRDTKKIDNYIGSEKNWEKAEEAILRAVKEEKIKASLNYGEAAFYGPKLDFLIKDSLGRSWQLGTIQVDYNLPERFDLYYKGKNNEKCRPVMIHRAPFGSLERMIAIMIEHSRGNLPLWLAPNQVVILPISDKYIVYAKKILNLILNYDIRVFVDSRNEKINKKIRDSEDDKIPYMIILGEKEEKNEMISLRRHGLGHIGTFPISKGIQAIFNETNFKTKIIKLL